ACAATCCACTTAAAACCTTCTTTTCCATAAGCCATCAGACTGAACCAGGCTGGCAGCGCCCGGAATCTGCGAGAATTTTCAGGCAGGAAATTCAGATACGAAAAATTCTCTTCCGGATTTCCAAGATAAGGTGCATTTGAATTTTGAAAAGTTTCAACTTGAAGTTTTTGATACTCCTTTCTTGTCAGGAAAATGGCACTGTCATATGGGACATTCATCCATTTGTGACAGTCGATTGTGATACTATCTGCGTTTTCCCAACCATTTAACAAATGAATATAATCGTCTGAACAAGCAGCAAATGCACCAAAGGCAGCGTCAACATGCATCCAGAAATTATACCTATTTTTCAAAACAGTCAGGGCTTGAAAATCATCAAAATCAACCGTGTTTACAGTTCCCGCACTACAATTAAGAATTACCGGTTTTCCTGAAAACTGAATTAACTTCTGTTCAAGATCTTCGAGATCAATACGCTCACGGCCCTGCTCAACCTTCACTTTGATTATATTGTTACTACCAAACCCAAGCATCGAAAGTGATTTAATCACCGATGAATGCGGAGTTGCAGCCAGAACGACAATTTCACCTGACATTCCTTCCCTGGCAATATCTTTATCCAACAGTCTTCCTGCCCACTGTCTGGCCACCGCCAGACATGTAAAATTAGACATGGTCGCGCCGGACACAAAACCTCCATTAAAATGATCTGGCAATCGAAATAATTCGGTCATCAATTTAATTGTCTGCAATTCAACAATCGCAGAAATATCGCCGCTTCCTTGTGTGCTTTGCGTATTTTGATCAAAAACCGATGTGAGCCAGTCGCCTGCCAAAGCAGCGGGCGTCACCCCTCCTATTACGTATCCCCAATATCGCGGTCCGGCGCTGGAAACGATCAGCTTTTTAAAATGTTCATTAAATAATCCAAGCGTGGTACTTGCTCCTAAACCTGTGACAGGCAGATGAAAAATATCAGTTTCCTGATTTGTATTACTTGTGGGAACTTCATTAATATTATTTAAAAAAGAAATACTGTCTTTTTGTATTTCATCTAAAATTGAGGCGAAGTTGTCAAGATCGTTTTTTAAAATTTCATTCATTGATTTAATTGTAATGCGCACGGACAAAATTTATTTTCCCCTCCTTATCAAACTGCATAAATTCCGCGGATTTCTTATTGTTCACGCTGGTATAATAAAGAATTACAGATTCGGTACCAACCAGCACTTCATGCAGACTGAAAAAAAGATCAGGATAAAGCCCCAGTGCCTTTTGGAAATAGTCTTTTAAAGTAGCTTTATCTTTAATCACCCCCTCAGCATTGGTGCCAAGCTGTTTGATAATAGGAGAATAAAATTCTATATCCTCTGAATAATGGCTTAGAATTTTTTCCAAATCATGGTCATTCCAGTCTTCAATCCAGTCGCTGGAAAATTGTTTCATGTCGATCATAAAAATTCAATTTATATTTTAACTAAAAGACTAACTCCATTTTGATATCCGCCCTTTTGTATAAGCCAGGTTCAAGGGGAATTTCCGTAAAACCCATTTGAAGATACATTGCAATTGCCGGTTTCAACTGTTTATTGGAATACAGGATTAGCCTGGTTGCCTTCATATTTCTGGCAATTTCCACAATGGAAGTACAGAGCAATTTTCCCGCGCCTAAACCCCGGGCATCTTTACGAACCGCCATTTTTGCCATTTCAAAAACTCCCGGTTCAGCATATTTCAATGCCACTGTGCCAATAATCTCGTCATCGTTTTCAGCAAAAATAATTCTGCCTCCGTCTTTCAATATCGCCTCTTCCGGATTTTCAAATGCATAATTGTCAAATGGCTCGACCGAGAAATATTCTTCGAGCCAACTAATATTAAATTCTTTAAAATAGACCTGATATTCAGGCTTGTAACCAACTATTTTCATTGCAATTTTTCATTTGAGATTCTTCTGTGATAATTAACCTGGCCTGTGTGATAGGCTAAATGCATAGAAAGATGAGTCAATACTAAACCGATACTCTGCGACTCAGCAATGGATAATGTTTCCTGAGAATATTCAGTTGAAAGCGCTTCATCAGAAATTTGACTCAGTGATTCCGGTATTATCTCCAATAAATAGTCAACTTCTTTAATTAATTGTGATTGGGAAAATAATCTCGAAGAGAATTCTGCTTCCCGGTCGCGTATGTATGGAAAATGACCCAGTTCCAAACCGATGTAAGTCCGGAGATTCCCGATCAGATGCTGACATAAATTTCCACCAGAGTTCAACGTTCCTGGAATTTTTATCCATAATGAATCTTCATCACTGTAAGCAATAATTTCTGCTTTTAACTTTTTGAGATCTCTTTGATACAGAAAAATGTAATCTTCCTTGTTCATATTTTTTCTTTCATAGTGATTTTACAAAATTCTTGTTTTTTTGCGCCGAAAAACAGATTCAGTTTTTTAAATTACAAGCATAACAGATTCATTATTGACAATTTTCAAACGGGCAATCAAATTGGACATCACTATATCAAAGGAAGAATTTCTATATACCCAGATAGCAGAACGTTTCGAAACCCAGATCGAAAACAATATACTAAAAACAGGCGACAAGCTCTTGTCTGTTCGGGCATTAAGCAGAGAACAGGGTATTAGTATCAGTACTGCTTTCAAGGCCTATATCGAATTGGAAAATAAGGGTTTTATTGAAGCAAGGACAAAGTCCGGTTATTTTGTGCGGTATAATCCTGCCAAAATTCCGAAAACTCCTGATAGCCCTCAAACCGAAACTGATTTTGTAAATGTCGGTGTAGATGAAATGCTGAGGATGGTTTATAAAACCATGAATCAGGAAGGAGTAGTAAAACTTTCGCAGGCGGTACCTTCGGATGACCTGATTCCATTGGCAAAATTGTCCAAGGTTATGATGGAAGCCATCAGAAAAAGCTCCAATAGCTGTACTGGCTATGAAGAAATTCAGGGAAATGTAATGTTAAGAAAACAGATTGCGAAATACGCTTTCAACTGGAATGGAAACATTACGGGAAATGACGTTGTAACAACTCAGGGATGTATGGAAGCGCTTGTTTTTTGCCTGAAAGCAGTTACAGAACCGGGAGATACGGTTGCCATTGACAGCCCAACCTATTTTGGTATTTTCAATGTAATGCAGAGTCTGGGCTTAAAAGTCCTCGAAATACCGACGGATCCGCAGACGGGAACTGATATAGAATATCTCGAAAAAGCAATAGAAAAAATTCCAGTAAAAGCCTGCCTCTTTGTAACAAATTTCTCTAATCCGTTAGGGGTATTCATGCCGGATCATCGTAAAAAACAACTTGTACAACTTCTTGCAAAAAGACAGATTCCGCTTATTGAAGATGACATCTATGGTGAAATGTATTTTGGCAAAACAAGGCCTAAAACATGTAAAAGTTTTGATAAAGAAGGACTTGTGATGCTATGCTCATCAGTTTCAAAAACATTGGCTCCGGGATACCGGGTTGGTTGGTGCATTCCGGGTAAATTTATTGATAAAGTGATCAGTCTAAAATTGACACATTCTGTATCCTCGGCCACACCCACGCAGGCGGCGATCGGACTTTTCTTTGAAACCGGCCGTTATGATTTGCATATGCGAAAAATGAGAAAGGCGCTTCACACACAATGTTTGCGTTATACCCAGGCTATTTCTGAATATTTTCCGAAAGAGACAAAAGTCAGCAGACCACTGGGAGGTTATGTTTTATGGATTGAAATGAATAAAAAAGTGAATGGATTTGATTTGTTTCAACAAGCAATGAAACATAATATAAGCATCGCCCCGGGGCAAATTTTCAGCACAGATGCCCGGTTTACCAATTACATTCGGATAAGTTTTGGTACGCCGTACAACGAGGAAATTGAAAAAAGTCTTCAAAAGCTGGGAAGACTGGTAGAAAATATGAGCTAAAATTTGAAAATATTATCAGGGTTTAAGGCATGAAATGTTGAAACTTTAATATCTAACGTTCTCAAAATTAAATTTTTACGGAATATTGAAGGAAAATTATATCGCTGCAACAATGGTGCAACTATCTGATTTACAGTACTTGACACCCTGTTGCACGTGTTTAAGAAGTATATTTGCATATAATAATTTCCTGAAATTCATACTTAAAATGAATTCAAAAGAATGTAAAAGTTCTTTTGCTTTTGTTTCCGACTCATGAAAAACGAAACACATACAAAACATATTCATAGTGAAAAGGAATGTTGTGCTCATGATGTGGCGCCTTCTCACAATCATAAATCGCATGAGCATAGTCACGAAGGTCATGATCACGATGATGATGATGGTCATGACCACGATCA
The nucleotide sequence above comes from Dyadobacter subterraneus. Encoded proteins:
- a CDS encoding pyridoxal phosphate-dependent decarboxylase family protein — its product is MNEILKNDLDNFASILDEIQKDSISFLNNINEVPTSNTNQETDIFHLPVTGLGASTTLGLFNEHFKKLIVSSAGPRYWGYVIGGVTPAALAGDWLTSVFDQNTQSTQGSGDISAIVELQTIKLMTELFRLPDHFNGGFVSGATMSNFTCLAVARQWAGRLLDKDIAREGMSGEIVVLAATPHSSVIKSLSMLGFGSNNIIKVKVEQGRERIDLEDLEQKLIQFSGKPVILNCSAGTVNTVDFDDFQALTVLKNRYNFWMHVDAAFGAFAACSDDYIHLLNGWENADSITIDCHKWMNVPYDSAIFLTRKEYQKLQVETFQNSNAPYLGNPEENFSYLNFLPENSRRFRALPAWFSLMAYGKEGFKWIVQNSVDCAALFKNYLETSEHFEVLGNVNLNVVCFGLKNQSKTSEFLNILNRRGKIFMTPTMLDNRQCIRAAFVNYRTTKEDIDIAIQEMEAVLENL
- a CDS encoding GNAT family N-acetyltransferase, whose translation is MKIVGYKPEYQVYFKEFNISWLEEYFSVEPFDNYAFENPEEAILKDGGRIIFAENDDEIIGTVALKYAEPGVFEMAKMAVRKDARGLGAGKLLCTSIVEIARNMKATRLILYSNKQLKPAIAMYLQMGFTEIPLEPGLYKRADIKMELVF
- a CDS encoding nuclear transport factor 2 family protein, with translation MKQFSSDWIEDWNDHDLEKILSHYSEDIEFYSPIIKQLGTNAEGVIKDKATLKDYFQKALGLYPDLFFSLHEVLVGTESVILYYTSVNNKKSAEFMQFDKEGKINFVRAHYN
- a CDS encoding PLP-dependent aminotransferase family protein, whose product is MDITISKEEFLYTQIAERFETQIENNILKTGDKLLSVRALSREQGISISTAFKAYIELENKGFIEARTKSGYFVRYNPAKIPKTPDSPQTETDFVNVGVDEMLRMVYKTMNQEGVVKLSQAVPSDDLIPLAKLSKVMMEAIRKSSNSCTGYEEIQGNVMLRKQIAKYAFNWNGNITGNDVVTTQGCMEALVFCLKAVTEPGDTVAIDSPTYFGIFNVMQSLGLKVLEIPTDPQTGTDIEYLEKAIEKIPVKACLFVTNFSNPLGVFMPDHRKKQLVQLLAKRQIPLIEDDIYGEMYFGKTRPKTCKSFDKEGLVMLCSSVSKTLAPGYRVGWCIPGKFIDKVISLKLTHSVSSATPTQAAIGLFFETGRYDLHMRKMRKALHTQCLRYTQAISEYFPKETKVSRPLGGYVLWIEMNKKVNGFDLFQQAMKHNISIAPGQIFSTDARFTNYIRISFGTPYNEEIEKSLQKLGRLVENMS
- a CDS encoding DUF1572 family protein codes for the protein MNKEDYIFLYQRDLKKLKAEIIAYSDEDSLWIKIPGTLNSGGNLCQHLIGNLRTYIGLELGHFPYIRDREAEFSSRLFSQSQLIKEVDYLLEIIPESLSQISDEALSTEYSQETLSIAESQSIGLVLTHLSMHLAYHTGQVNYHRRISNEKLQ